TTCTTCCTGTATCTCAGACTTAATCTTTATTTAACATATCCAATAACTATTGGTATAGCAAGAGTTTGCAATGACAGACGAAGCAGCAAATTCCCGAATTGAACAAGACCGCCAACTCATCCTGGATGCCAAACAGCGTGGTACGGGGGCAAAGATTGCCGCGTACACAAAGCTCTCCGGCCCTGGGTGGTTGCAGAGTGCGATTACACTCGGTGGCGGTTCGCTGGCAGGTGGCCTCTATCTGGGGATTCTTTCCGGATATCACCTGATGTGGTTACAGCCCGTGGCGATGATCATGGGCGTGATCATGCTGAGTGCCATCGGTTATGTGGCATTATCAACGAAGGAACGACCCTTCGCATCGATCAATACTCACATCAACCCGGTTCTGGGTTGGGGCTGGGCGATTGCGACTCTGATGGCAAACCTGGTCTGGATTATGCCTCAGTATGCGTTAGGGACAGCAGCCCTGCAGCAGAATCTGGCGCCCGAATTTTTTGGTGACGGAAAGAACGGTCTCATCTCTGCGGTCGCAGTCCTGTTTGTGATCTCAGCAATTGTGATCTGGTTTTACGATTCCGGTGGATGGGGCATCAAACTGTTTGAAGCGATCCTGAAAATTCTGGTGGGAATCGTCGTACTCTGTTTCTTCGGCGTCGTACTGAAAATGAGTTTCTCCACCAATGATCTGGACTGGGGAAAGATTCTCGCCGGCTATATTCCCAATTTCAGTCTGTTCGCGAATCCTTCGCCGGAATTTTCTGACGTCCTGTCACAGGCAGGAAGTTATGCTGATTACTGGAAAAATCTGATTGTGGGAAATCAACAGAAGGTGATGATCACGGCAGCTGCGACCGCAGTCGGAATTAATATGACCTTCCTCTTGCCCTACTCGATGCGCGCCAAAGGTTGGGACAAGGATTTCCGCGGACTGGCCATGTTTGACTTATCAACGGGCCTGTTTGTCCCATTTGTATTGGCAACGAGTTGTGTTGTCATCGCAGCTGCTTCACAGTTTCATGCGAAGCCGGCGGCAGGCTTATTGGGCGAAAAAAATGCCGAAGGCCAGGTTGTTCAAGCCGACCCCGGATTATTAGGCCAGTACAACAAACTGCTTGACAACCGTATTAAAGAAGAGCTGTTTGACAACCGTAGTAAAGCAGAAGTCTCTCCTGAAGAATGGAGAGAATTGCAGAAAAAATGGAGCGAATTGCAGCGTAAAGACAAAGGGGAGGCTTTGCAGGCAAAACGGAACGAATTGCCTCTGCCCGAACGAACGCTGGCAGCCATGCTGGTGAACCGGGATGCATTCCAACTGGCGGCAGCACTCAAGCCGTTGGCGGGGGCAACGGTGTCTCAGGTGGTCTTCGGCATGGGCGTGGTCGCGATGGCTATTTCTACAATTATCATTCTCATGCTGATCAACGGGTTCGTGTTCTGCGAAATGCTGGGAGTCGAACCGCGGGGAACCTTCCACCGCATCGGCTGCTATATGCCGGCGTTGACCGGAATTGCAGGACCCTTTATCTGGGGTGATTCGGATGCCAAGGCCTGGTTGGCCGTGCCGACATCCATGTTCGGCATGGTGCTGTTGCCGATTGCTTATGCGACCTTCTTCTTCATGATGAACTCGCCGAAAATTCTGGGAGATCGGATTCCCAAAGGGGGCAAGCGTGTTGCCTGGAACCTGGCAATGGGGATTTCGACACTACTGGCGACATTCGGTTGTGTCTGGAGTATCAAGTCCAGCCCGTTTGCGACTTATGGATTTATTGCGCTGGGCGCGTTTATTGGGCTGGCGATCATCGTGCATTTCATGCGGATGGCCGGCGGCAGTCATTCCTCTGATACGCAAGCAGACTAAGATTCAAAAATCCCGATACCGCTGGTAACTGCGATTACTGCAGTTGCACGCGGTTGTCGGCTTCGGATTCGATTTTCTTACTGAAGAAAATTTTTGAAGGCCGAATTCTGAGTCGTTGTGCCCAGAAGCGTGCCAGAACAGACAGGGTTCCCAGCCCGTATTTGACACAACGCCGGAAATTGATACTCGATGCTTCCGGGAAATAACGGACCGGCACGGGAATGTCGCCGACACGGAATTTGAAGTGAACGGATTGTGCTAAAAACTGGCTGTCGAACACAAAGTCGTCTGAGTTCTGTTCAAACGGGATCGTTTCCAGGACTTCTCTGCGATAAGCGCGGAATCCGCTGTGAAAATCTCCCAGGTTCTGGCCGAGCGCGACGTTTTCCGTAATTGTCAACAAACGGTTGGCGAGATATTTCCAGGCAGGCATGCCTCCGGCCAGCGCTTCCTGGCGGGTGCGAATGCGCGATCCCATGACGACATCGCAAATTCCCAGTTTGAGTAGCTGAACAGCGATCCCTACGACCCGACTGTCGTACTGATAATCTGGGTGCAGCATCACAACATACTCTGCTCCGTGATTCAGAGCATATTCATAACAGGTTTTCTGATTCCCACCATAGCCCCGGTTCTGCTTATGCTGAATGACGGTGAGCCCTTCCCGCAAAGCCAGGTCGATGGTGCCATCGGTACTGCCGTCATCCACCAGGATAATTTCATCCACCACATCTGTCGGCAAATCAGCCAATGTTTTTAAAAGTGTCGGTGCCGCATTATAGGCAGGCATCACAACGATGGTCTTTCCCACAGGTGCGCTGGCACGTTCGATTTCTTCGAGCAGGGGTTCCAGATTACGGAACTGCGACATGACCTCGGCACTATCCGGAGCAATCACAGGTTCTGCCAGATGGGAATTCGAGCTTGATGTTGAGATGGATTCCAGCATGTGAGTCTCCAGGAAATAAATCGAGTCGTTGATTGTCTTTGTCGCCGATCTAAATTTGATATCGAAAACTTACCTTACAGAATGAAACGGCGATTCACTTGATTCCGTCTGGAGAATGGGGAAGCCTGATCTCATTTCACGTTAATTCCGATTGAACCGATTGTATCGATCGTCGTGTCTGATTCTCTGATTGATGTTTCAATTAATCATCAAACGTTGCAAAGTGTCAGCGGGAATCCATCCACGACCTATGTTAAGAATACGCAGGGCTCCTTTCATCTCGCCCTGAGAGCAAATGGAAAAGGTACGATGACGAATCAAGACCAGCAAACATTGCCCTGGCAATTATTTCAGGCGATCCGGACCCAGAAAGTGCCCATTATTTCATTGGGACTGACGGTGCTGGTCAGCTTTGGAATTGCGATCAGCTTTGGTTTTGTCAACTGGGATGATCCCTGGTATGTGATTCATAATCCGCTCGTGAAAAGTTGGAGCCCGGATAATCTGCAGAAGATTGCAACTCAAGTGGTCACCCGGAATTACGCACCGCTGACGGTGTTCTCATTTCTGGTGGATCACAGTTTGTACGGGATGTGGGCCGGCGGGTATCATCTGACGAATATTCTACTGCATCTGATCAATTCGGTTCTGGTCTTTCTGCTCGTCACCCGGTTGACTCACAACCGTCTGATTGGCTGGGCTACAGCAGCGGTATTTGCGATACATCCGGTACAAGTCGAAACGGTGGTTTGGATTTCTTCACGCAAAGGCCTGTTGTCTGGTGCATTTATTCTGGCGTCGCTCTGGTATTGGCTGCGGAAAGATCGCACTTTGGAGCAGAATACCTGCGGGTTTCTTTGCTTTATTTTTGCGTTGCTCTCCAAAGCACTTGCGGTGATCGTGCCGGCGATTGTCTTCTGCTTTGATTACTGGGTGGCAAAGGTGCCGTTCCGTGAAGCAGTGAAACGACAGATTTTTCCCGGGTGCTGTGCCCTGCTGTTGCTGGTGATTACCATGTTGGCACAAACCAGCGAACTGGGGGGCGTCCGCGATCATTTCGGCATGAGCAAACTGGAAATTCTTTCGGTTGATACCGTGATCATGTCGAAATACATCCAGATGCTGCTCTGGCCTGACGCGCGATCGGTCCTTTACGATCCGCCAACTTCGGGAATCAGTTTGAATATCATGATTTCGATTGGTGTCTGGCTGATTGCAGCCTGGCTGTTTGTGCGGATGGGAAAACGCCAGCCCTTAATTCTATTTGCCGGGGCGACGTTTGTATTGTTATTGATCCCGGTACTCAACTTATTTCCGATCACCACATTAATGAATGATCGCTATCTCTATCTGCCCTGTATCCCATTTTTTGCCCTTCTATTTAGTGCCTCTCTGCAGCTTTTAGAGTTAATGCGGGAACGAATTCTGAAACCTCTGCTGAGTCCCAGACATATTTCGGGGTACCTCGTTCCGGGCATTTTCGGCGTGCTGGTTCTGTTTTTATTAACCCGCTACAGCCTGCTGACAGAGCGTTATCTGACGATCTGGAAGGATGGTCTTACGTTATGGCGCTACACATCGCAGCAGGTGCCTCAGTTGCCTGTCGTGCAGATTCAACTGGCGAACAGCTATCACAGCCAGGGGGAATCGGAGCGGGCAATCGCGATTATCAGGCAGGCCTTACAGGATACGAATCCTGATGAACTGGATCGCCAGCGGATGGAGCAGAAGATTCAGGAATGGGAACGGCAGAAATAAACGGGCCGCGTTGCTTCCCTGTTTTCTACTCTGACCGCGCAGAAATTCTCGTGAGGCAGCGTTGATTGAATGCTCCCAATCCAGAATCCAGTGCACCGTCTGTTGTCATTGAATCGTAAGTCGCGAAAAAAAGTGGATGTTGATTTTTGGCAACATGCTTTCAGTTCTCGGATTTCATAGAGTTTGCGGGCACTTGAGTGTTTCTTTTTCAGAACGTGTCATTTTTATCAAAAAATCTTTTGTATCTCTGCTTGACTGTTTCAACCGGTGACCTACTTTTGTGTGTCAGCACAAGACATTGAGAAACAATGAATCAAGTGTGCTAACAAGTTAAATGACATTATCTCGGAACTCCTGTTCCGTTTTTATGAAACTTTAAATCTCCAATACGTTTTCTGCATTTCTGATGGGAGTGCAGAAAGTTTGCTCTTCTAAAGAGGGGGCATATTGGGCGCTTCATTTGAGGATGTAACTCAAAGAGGCAAATGTTTCGGGTGAGTTGTGTGAAGATGCGGGCACGCCGTGTTACCTCTTCCATAGCTTGGTTGTTTTGTGTCGAGACATGTGGTTCATGAATCGACTCCAATTGGAAAGAAAGAGAGCAACAACAATGAAGAATCTGACAAAGAGCATCAAGAATTTCCTGGTTTCAGAAGATGGTCCTACAGCTGTTGAATACGCTGTGATGCTTGCTCTGATCGTGATTGTTTGTCTGACTGCTATTCAGGCTGTCGGTACAAACGCGAATGCGAAATTCGAAGCTGTTCGTGATGCATTGACCTAATAGTGGTTAGTTGCCTCGCAACAAAATTGCGTGTAATTCGCTCAGCCGAACCGTTCGGCTGGGCGTTTTCTCGCGTAATAGATTCTTTAAAAGACCGTTTGAAATCTTTTGATCCCTGTGTTTTACCCGAAGCGTGTTTGTAATTACTTCTTAATTTCGAGGAGAGAGCAGAATGTTTCCTTTCTGCATAGATGCCCCAGCGAGTGCGATTTTGGAAATGATCATGCTGATCGTTCCCGTCATTGTCTGGTTTACATCGCTTCTAACATGTAGCCGCTGCTAGTCTGTTTGAAACAGATGACGCCGGGATGACACACAACCCAGAGTGCTTTAACCGGGTTGTAAGAAAACTGCATAATTTTGCAAGATATTCCCTGCTCTGCTCTGCTTGTGACCTAAACTGAATAATAAGAATACAAAAGTAAAATGATTCAGCTCTGGTCGTCTAGGTTCTTTCCGCTTTGGGAACCAGTTCTGAATTTTTGATTTAAAACAAGAAACATCCCCAACGAAATGTGAAAAACACATTTCAATCAGATTGAATAAGAAAGGCCAGATTGATGGATTGGCATCAGATACTTCTCGAGAATTGGCATGTTAAGTTTGTTTCCATCGTCTTGATTTATGCTGCTTACATCGATGGAAAAGAGCTGCGGGTTCCGAACTGGATTACCTACCCGATGGTACTTTCCGGACTGGTCTATATGACCTGGACCGGCGGACTGGCAGGCCTGGGTTGGGGATTGCTCGGAATGGTAGTTGGCCTGGCGACTCTTCTCCCCTTGTACAGCGTGGGGGGCATGGGAGCCGGTGATGTGAAGTTGATGGCAGGCATCGGTGCCTGGTTGGGTGTCAAAATTACCTTCTATGCATTCTGTGTCACAACCGTCGTTGGTGCCATTATGGCGATCGGCATGGTCCTCTACCGCAAGAGCTTTTACAAGCATTTAGGTCAGGCCATTTTGATCCTGGATGAATGGCGTTCGGTCAAGAATCCACGTGAACTATCTCGGATCGCGAAAGAGCGAAAACCGACCATGTATCTTCTGCCTTATGGGATTCCCATTTGCATTGGATCCATCGCCTACTTTTTCTATGCCGGCTTACTGTAAGACTCGGATCGAAAAAGGTTGATGGGAAAATAGAAAAAATACAACAAGTGCGGGTTATTGGTTAGGGCGCCCTTCGGGGCGCCGTAACCAGAATTATTATTCCAAACGATAAAATCGTTATAAATTGAAGCAAGTACTCATAAAGTGCCGATGTTGACCATGATGGCAGAATTTTCTTTCTGCATCACCTGTGAATTCAGGATGAAATCAGGTCTGACATTTCGGGAAACAGCGACTGGCTCTTAGCGGGGACAAGGCTGTTTTCAGACACGAGAGTCACTTGATTTGTTTCTCTTTGACGGGTGACAGATATGAAAGTTAAGTCATTAATGATGTTGGTAGTCGCAATCGGCTGTGGTTTGGTTGCGATGTTGGGCGTGAGGCAAGTTCTCAGTAAAGATGGGGATAAGGAACCGGTCAAGACTGCAAACGTTCTGGTGACGATTGCGGAGATCGCTCCTGGGACTCCTCTGACTGAGTCCAATGTGAAATTCAAGTCATGGCCAATCGACCAGGTGCCGGAAGGCTCTGTTACAAAACTGGAAGAGTATAAAGATCGTTCTATTAAAACCCGGGCAGTTCCTGGTGAGATCGTGATGAAAGCGAAGCTCAGTGAACAAGGGGTGCGTGGAGCATCGGTAGAAATTCCAGATGGGAAACGAGTCTTTACGACATCGGTGGATATGACAAAAACTCACAGTGGGTTAATCCTGCCAGGTGACTTTGTGGATGTCTATGTGACATTCACGGCACGCAAGCCACAGGGCGGTCTGTCAACGATTACCAAGGTCATTCTGGAACGCGTCAAAATATTTGCAACAGACAATTTAACGGATGTTGGAGGAACAGACAGTAATCAGGTGAAATCGAAGAATATTTCCTTGTTACTTTCTCCCAAAGAAGGGGCCATCCTGAAGCTGGCCGAGAAAAAAGGAGAAGTTCACCTGGCTTTGAGGGCTGCCTCTGATGATTCGGATACAGAAGACGTTCAATTTGATGATGATGAGCTGGCGGAAGTCTTTTCGATTGATGGCAGCGAGTATCTGGATGAGGAAAAAGACAACTCAGAAGGAGATGTGAAAGAAGACAAATCTCAAAAACTGGCTCAAAAAGGCAAAGGCGGCTCAGCCAAAAAGTTTCTGGACGAAGAACAGGGACCACAGGAAATGACCTCTGCAGAAGTGGAGCCAGAGGTGGAAGAAGCCAAGCCAATGTGGCAAGTTGAGGTTTATGCCGGGGAAGAAAAAATCATTCAGGAAGTCGAACTTCTGGAAGAAGAGCTGGATGATCAAAAAGAGGCATTAAAAGATTTGTGGGAAGTGTTTACGAACAAAAAAGAGAAAGAGAAGATCAACTGATTCTGCCCTGCCCTGTCAGGGAGTGCAGAGGCAGTGAGTGGGCCAGAAAGAAATATTCCGATCCAGTATGGGATCATGTTATTGAACTGAGTGAATTGAAACCGGGGTTTTCCCAGGTTTCAATGGTTTCACTGTTTAAAAAGTAAGGGGCAAGGATGCTGGCCTTAAAAAAATGCTTAAGAATGAATAGTCTTCCTTTGTTTTTCGCATTGGTGTGCAGTCTCATCAATGCAAAAGGATATACGCAGGAAGAGCCGCCTGCTCCTCCCGGAGCAAGCGAGCCGATCGTTCAGGTTACAGCTGACAAGATGAAGCTGGAAGTCACTGAAAAATTCTCCAAGATTCTTAAGTTCCCCGGTAAAATTAAACGCGTGGATGGTTTCGATCCCACCGTATTGGGGATCACCGCCCTGACTCCCAATGAGATCCGGGTTCAAGCTCTGGTTCCGGGCGTGACCACACTGGTCATTACAGACGAAAACGGGAAAGTGTTTTCTGTAGAGACATTTGTGAGTGGTGATGCACGGCACCTGCAGGCTTATCTTCGCGAGCTGTTTCCCAAGTCATCTGTGACTGCCATCAAGGTTCAGGATTCTGTCGTCTTGCGTGGCTGGGTGACAGAGCCGGAAGCGATTACCGAAATGGTAGAAATTGCTGAGCAATTCTTCCCCAATGGTGTGTTGAATCAGATGAAACTGGCTGGTGTGCAGCAGGTACTGCTCAAAGTCAAAATCATGGAAGTTCAGCGATCCAAGATTCGCCAGTTAGGCGTAAACTGGTTATTCCTGAATCAATCCTCTTATGTTTACAGTACGCCGGGGACGTTAGTTCCCATCACGGGGATTACAGTTCCCTTTGGTGGACCCCCTGCATTGACTGCTTCACAGAACCTGATTAGTGGGACTTCACTTGGTTTTGGTTTAGTAGACAGTTCCAGTATCTTTCAGGCCTTCATTGAAGCCTTGAAGCAGGAAGCGTTATTGAAAATTCTGGCAGAGCCGGAACTGGTAACAACCAGTGGTCGCCCTGCCAATCTGCTGTCCGGTGGTGAGTTTCCCATTCTGGTTCCTCAAAGTTTAGGTACCGTGACTATCGAGTGGCGTGAATTTGGTGTCCGAATGGAAGCAGTTCCGATTGTGCTCGGTAATGGGCGTCTGCGATTAGAAGTACAACCTGAAGTCAGCGAACGCGATTTTTCCAATGCGGTACAGGTTGCCGGGACGACAGTACCCGGGTTAACCGTGCGTCGTGCGAATACTGCTGTAGAAATGAATTTCGGTGAAACCATGGTGATTGCCGGTTTGATTTCCAGCCGAAAAACGGCAGAGACTTCCAAAACACCCTTCCTGGGAGAGTTGCCTGTGATTGGGGCGGCCTTCCGTCGTGTGCGATACACCGAAGGAGAAACAGAACTGGTGATCATGGTGACGCCGGAACTGGTTTCGCCGCTGAAGTCAGGTCAGGTGCCTCCAGGTGGTCCTGGCCGATTTACGGCGACACCAACAGATCGCGAGCTCTATCTGGATGGCGTACTGGAAGTTCCCAGCTATGGCAGTGATTGCCCTGAGTGCCGGTATTCGATTCCCGGGCCGATCGGTCCTGAAGCGATGATGAACATGGAAAATGTCTTACCCCCTGCTTCCGCATCGCAAATTCCCCCTGCCCCTCCTGCACCGACGATTCAATCTGAAGTGATCAGGAAGCCTTCTCTATCACCAGAAAGTGTGAAAAATTTGGAGGTACAGCAGAAACTGAATCAAGTGCCTGCCCAGACTCCAGTGAATACTAAAGTGCCTGATCTGTCGAGTTCTCCCAAACAGGAATGGAAGGCAAAGCAGAAAGCAACGAGTCCGAAGCCGGTTAAGAAGCCCAGTAGTGTGAGCAAGCCTGCCGGAGATCGCCCGGGTTTAATTGGACCGGGAGGCTAGAAAAACTAAAACTCGCCATGAGCTGATTCGATAATAGTAAAATGCAATCGCAATAACTTAAACCTTAAGCATAAGTGAACATCTAATGAGTGGAGTTGTTCGATTATCCATCATCGATCCAAATGAATCGACACGCAATGAGCTGAAGAATATGCTGATTGGCGTCGATATGGTTTGGCTTGAAGCAGAATGTAGTCGTTACGAATTCTTCACGGAGGTTGTTTCACAGACCCAGCCCGACATTGCTTTAATCTCCCTGGATGCCAATCCGGAGATGGCCTTGAACCTGATCGCTCAGGTAACCCGGGATTTGCCTACCTGTAATGTGATTGTGGTGAGTAGTTCGCAGGAAGGCAGCCTGATTTTAAAGGCGATGCGAAATGGGGCCAAAGAATTTTTAGGCTATCCGCTGGTTCTGGAAGACTTCCTGGCTGCGTTGAACCGAATTCAGATGACTTCGGGGAAATCAGAGGGAGATCTGAATGCCCCTCGATCGAGCCAGGTGATTACGGTCGCGGGAGTCAGTGGTGGCGTTGGTTGTACTTCACTGGCAATCAATCTGGCTTGTTGTCTGGCCAGCAACGAGCGTAACAGTGTGGCAGTGATCGACCTGGATCTCGCGTTGGGTGATACTGATGTCTGGCTCGATATTATTCCAGATTATACGATTCAGGATGTCGCCGAAAATATTTCACGGCTCGATTATTCGTTATTGAAGCGATCACTCACCAAGCATAGTTGTGGTGCGTTCCTGCTACCCCGCCCCGTTCAAATGGATATGTCGGTGCAGATTACGACTGAAGTCTTAAGGCGGATTATTGCTTTATTGCGTGCAACCTTTACGCACCTGGTGATTGATGTCAGTAAATCATATAACAGTCTCGATATGGCAGCGATGGAGCTTTCGGATTCCGTGTTGCTGACGGCGCAGTTGGATCTGCCTTGCTTGAGGAACGTGGTCCGACTTTCACAATTCTTTGACAACAATGAATATGTTTCTGATAAAATCAAAGTCGTGATGAATCGTCTGGGACTGGAAGATACTCAAATCAGTATCAGCAAAGCCTTGGAGACCATCGGTCGCGACATCTTCTGCCAGATTCCGAATGACTATGCCACGATGGTCGAATCGCGAAACAATGGCGTTCCACTGGTCGTGCAGGCGCCGAAGGCCAAGCTGACCAGAACGATTATGGAACTGGCAAACAGTGTCGGCGGCGAATCCATTTCTGTTACCGATGATTCTGCTGCAAGAAAGAAGAAGAGCCTGTTTGGTTTTCTGAATAATTCCAAATAAGAATCAGGATCTGATTTCTCTGTGCTTCAGGCATCCAGATCCAGGTGAGTGCCTAACGTACCTTCCGCATCAGGTGCTTTGTGATGCTCTTCTTCGGTTTCCTGTTCGTTGGTCTCAGACTGTGCGCCGCGTCCCTCTTCATCATCATGACCTAACGGCATGCGGCCATCAGCGTCCCGATCACCCGATTTGTCTGCATCGCCGACGTCGTGAAGCTGGTGATCGGTCATCGCTTTTTTGTCGATGGCCATATTTTGCTGAGCTGCTTCGGCTTTCTGTTTATCGGTGCTGGCATCACTTCGTTGAGCACCGGCAAACGAACTCGCTAAATTCACAGAACCGGGATTGATCGAACTCATAATCAGAGATCCTTCAGCTGATTTACCTGTTTGCTGTTCAAAATCAGGTTGAATGTCTGAAGCGGCTGGCTCAATTCTTGTATTGAAGCTGATATTTTGGGTGAAGCGGGAAAAATGTCAAGAGTGATCCGCTTGTCCGGAGCATCACGGGAGTGGGGGAGGCTTTTATTACTGTTCTGTTTTCCACGAATTCAGCAGTAAATGTGCCTGACCCTGGTGATGAGGTTCATGCCAGCAGACAATTTGCAGCGCCATTTGGTTAGTCCAGCCGCGTTCCTGAAGCCCTTCCGGAATTTGCTCCATTTCTGCTTCGGAGATCTGAGAAATCGTGTTCAGTAAATTCGCTCGCGACTCTTCCAGGACCGATTGGATCGTTTCCACAGTCGGAATATTCTGATCCGCGATACTCCCTTTCTGGAAGAGGGGAAACCAGTCGGAAAGATTGGAAGGGGTCTTTCTCAGGCGATCTGTCGCGAATAATTCCTCAGTAATCGCGATATGCATGATTTGCCAGGCAATATGTGCCCTTTCCGGGCCGGGCCGATATGCTAACGCACTTTGTGGGTCATCAAACTGGCTGATTTCATTGAGCAGTTTCAACGTCATTGTTCGATTCAATTCCAGGAGTTGGCCGACGGTTGCGGTATCAATGCTCATATGACCTGTTCACCTTTAAGTATCCGAATGGTTCTGACAGTTGTGAAAATCTTTGCTTGATTGTATATCTCACGGTCTACATCCGAAAAGTGCTTAGCTATAATATTCGCGACTTAGCCTCAATCTCTCGTTATTTTTTCTGCAGAGGCTGTTTCGACAGTTAACCGATCGTATTTACCGTCAATTATATAAAAGGAACTGCCTGACATGGGAGTCTCGGCAGAACAGTATCAGCACAGTCTGGACTTTCTCTTTGGACGCCTCAATTATGAACGAATGGGGAGTAATAAGTATTCCACCAAAGACTTCAAATTGGGAAGAATGCAAGAACTGCTAAAGGCCTTGGAGAATCCTCAGTCCAGTGTGCCGACAATTCATATCGCAGGGACGAAAGGGAAAGGCTCCACTTCAGCCATGATTGCTGAAATGTTGTCTGCCGCAGGGTACCGTACCGGATTATTTACTTCACCGCACGTGACCAGATACGAAGAACGGATTCTGATTGACGGAAAGCAGATCGCTCCCGAGCAGTTGGTCGATCAGGTCACGGTGCTCTCTGAGGCGGTCGATCAGTTAGGACTTGATTTTGGTGAGGGGGAGATGACCCCCACATTTTTCGAGTTGACCACTGCATTGGCGTGGATGCATTTCAAGCAGAATCAAGTCGATTATGCAGTGATGGAAGTGGGGCTGGGGGGCAGGCTGGATTCCACAAATGTTTGTGAACCGCTGGCAACTTTG
This genomic interval from Gimesia alba contains the following:
- a CDS encoding divalent metal cation transporter; protein product: MTDEAANSRIEQDRQLILDAKQRGTGAKIAAYTKLSGPGWLQSAITLGGGSLAGGLYLGILSGYHLMWLQPVAMIMGVIMLSAIGYVALSTKERPFASINTHINPVLGWGWAIATLMANLVWIMPQYALGTAALQQNLAPEFFGDGKNGLISAVAVLFVISAIVIWFYDSGGWGIKLFEAILKILVGIVVLCFFGVVLKMSFSTNDLDWGKILAGYIPNFSLFANPSPEFSDVLSQAGSYADYWKNLIVGNQQKVMITAAATAVGINMTFLLPYSMRAKGWDKDFRGLAMFDLSTGLFVPFVLATSCVVIAAASQFHAKPAAGLLGEKNAEGQVVQADPGLLGQYNKLLDNRIKEELFDNRSKAEVSPEEWRELQKKWSELQRKDKGEALQAKRNELPLPERTLAAMLVNRDAFQLAAALKPLAGATVSQVVFGMGVVAMAISTIIILMLINGFVFCEMLGVEPRGTFHRIGCYMPALTGIAGPFIWGDSDAKAWLAVPTSMFGMVLLPIAYATFFFMMNSPKILGDRIPKGGKRVAWNLAMGISTLLATFGCVWSIKSSPFATYGFIALGAFIGLAIIVHFMRMAGGSHSSDTQAD
- a CDS encoding glycosyltransferase family 2 protein encodes the protein MLESISTSSSNSHLAEPVIAPDSAEVMSQFRNLEPLLEEIERASAPVGKTIVVMPAYNAAPTLLKTLADLPTDVVDEIILVDDGSTDGTIDLALREGLTVIQHKQNRGYGGNQKTCYEYALNHGAEYVVMLHPDYQYDSRVVGIAVQLLKLGICDVVMGSRIRTRQEALAGGMPAWKYLANRLLTITENVALGQNLGDFHSGFRAYRREVLETIPFEQNSDDFVFDSQFLAQSVHFKFRVGDIPVPVRYFPEASSINFRRCVKYGLGTLSVLARFWAQRLRIRPSKIFFSKKIESEADNRVQLQ
- a CDS encoding Flp family type IVb pilin, translating into MKNLTKSIKNFLVSEDGPTAVEYAVMLALIVIVCLTAIQAVGTNANAKFEAVRDALT
- a CDS encoding A24 family peptidase, producing the protein MDWHQILLENWHVKFVSIVLIYAAYIDGKELRVPNWITYPMVLSGLVYMTWTGGLAGLGWGLLGMVVGLATLLPLYSVGGMGAGDVKLMAGIGAWLGVKITFYAFCVTTVVGAIMAIGMVLYRKSFYKHLGQAILILDEWRSVKNPRELSRIAKERKPTMYLLPYGIPICIGSIAYFFYAGLL
- the cpaB gene encoding Flp pilus assembly protein CpaB, producing the protein MKVKSLMMLVVAIGCGLVAMLGVRQVLSKDGDKEPVKTANVLVTIAEIAPGTPLTESNVKFKSWPIDQVPEGSVTKLEEYKDRSIKTRAVPGEIVMKAKLSEQGVRGASVEIPDGKRVFTTSVDMTKTHSGLILPGDFVDVYVTFTARKPQGGLSTITKVILERVKIFATDNLTDVGGTDSNQVKSKNISLLLSPKEGAILKLAEKKGEVHLALRAASDDSDTEDVQFDDDELAEVFSIDGSEYLDEEKDNSEGDVKEDKSQKLAQKGKGGSAKKFLDEEQGPQEMTSAEVEPEVEEAKPMWQVEVYAGEEKIIQEVELLEEELDDQKEALKDLWEVFTNKKEKEKIN
- a CDS encoding type II and III secretion system protein family protein, which codes for MNSLPLFFALVCSLINAKGYTQEEPPAPPGASEPIVQVTADKMKLEVTEKFSKILKFPGKIKRVDGFDPTVLGITALTPNEIRVQALVPGVTTLVITDENGKVFSVETFVSGDARHLQAYLRELFPKSSVTAIKVQDSVVLRGWVTEPEAITEMVEIAEQFFPNGVLNQMKLAGVQQVLLKVKIMEVQRSKIRQLGVNWLFLNQSSYVYSTPGTLVPITGITVPFGGPPALTASQNLISGTSLGFGLVDSSSIFQAFIEALKQEALLKILAEPELVTTSGRPANLLSGGEFPILVPQSLGTVTIEWREFGVRMEAVPIVLGNGRLRLEVQPEVSERDFSNAVQVAGTTVPGLTVRRANTAVEMNFGETMVIAGLISSRKTAETSKTPFLGELPVIGAAFRRVRYTEGETELVIMVTPELVSPLKSGQVPPGGPGRFTATPTDRELYLDGVLEVPSYGSDCPECRYSIPGPIGPEAMMNMENVLPPASASQIPPAPPAPTIQSEVIRKPSLSPESVKNLEVQQKLNQVPAQTPVNTKVPDLSSSPKQEWKAKQKATSPKPVKKPSSVSKPAGDRPGLIGPGG
- a CDS encoding AAA family ATPase, with product MSGVVRLSIIDPNESTRNELKNMLIGVDMVWLEAECSRYEFFTEVVSQTQPDIALISLDANPEMALNLIAQVTRDLPTCNVIVVSSSQEGSLILKAMRNGAKEFLGYPLVLEDFLAALNRIQMTSGKSEGDLNAPRSSQVITVAGVSGGVGCTSLAINLACCLASNERNSVAVIDLDLALGDTDVWLDIIPDYTIQDVAENISRLDYSLLKRSLTKHSCGAFLLPRPVQMDMSVQITTEVLRRIIALLRATFTHLVIDVSKSYNSLDMAAMELSDSVLLTAQLDLPCLRNVVRLSQFFDNNEYVSDKIKVVMNRLGLEDTQISISKALETIGRDIFCQIPNDYATMVESRNNGVPLVVQAPKAKLTRTIMELANSVGGESISVTDDSAARKKKSLFGFLNNSK
- a CDS encoding DinB family protein, which encodes MSIDTATVGQLLELNRTMTLKLLNEISQFDDPQSALAYRPGPERAHIAWQIMHIAITEELFATDRLRKTPSNLSDWFPLFQKGSIADQNIPTVETIQSVLEESRANLLNTISQISEAEMEQIPEGLQERGWTNQMALQIVCWHEPHHQGQAHLLLNSWKTEQ